The following proteins are encoded in a genomic region of Fusarium oxysporum f. sp. lycopersici 4287 chromosome 1, whole genome shotgun sequence:
- a CDS encoding chromatin assembly factor 1 subunit B (At least one base has a quality score < 10), which yields MNPPSVVSHSRRSSFSSRRSVSPAPSMPLPAVMPMDPSPKPSSTLSSGLGMKNANLYANETLTSFFRRLTFTPDGSLLLTPSGQYQNQHQAERDAKPTYEVINTVYIYTRGGINKPPIAHLPGHKKPSVVVKCSPIFYTLRQSPPVTRNITIDTSSSEEPIPSLPEPLSKPSPAPSVMDPPPPPSTTSDAKTSGSDTASATPGPKPAFSLPYRMVYAVATQDSVLLYDTQQKTPICVVSNLHCATFTDLAWSSDGLTLMISSSDGFCSTLSFAAGELGEVYKGEVGPPKSQTGTSSNQTTPMPTPTTAFAPPSPFPNGSHHHHRNSASSFTAPSPPQSASLISQRPSSPARSNSTSSIATITTQASTVPAAGVVTNPPLISGNVPGIAAANSGKVTGVPLTTPPETPRSTTGSVAGTKRDASEGEKEDGKEPKKRRIAPTLVEPKS from the exons ATGAACCCTCCCAGCGTCGTTAGCCATAGCCGTCGATCTTCGTTCTCTTCTCGGCGATCTGTATCGCCAGCGCCATCTATGCCTTTGCCGGCCGTCATGCCTATGGACCCCTCTCCGAAACCATCGTCAACGTTGAGCAGCGGGTTGGGAATGAAGAATGCGAACCTCTATGCCAATGAGACGCTCACGTCCTTTTTCCGACGACTCACATTTACACCAGATGGCAGCTTGCTATTAACTCCATCGGGACAGTACCAAAACCAACACCAGGCTGAACGAGACGCGAAGCCTACTTATGAAGTGATTAACACGGTCTATATTTACACGCGTGGTGGTATTAACAAACCCCCAATTGCCCATTTGCCGGGCCACAAGAAGCCCTCGGTCGTGGTAAAATGTTCTCCGATATTCTACACACTGCGACAGTCTCCTCCTGTCACGCGCAATATAACCATTGACACATCATCTTCAGAGGAGCCTATTCCATCCCTTCCAGAACCTCTTTCGAAGCCATCCCCAGCTCCTTCTGTCATGGatccacctcctccacccTCAACCACATCAGACGCAAAGACATCGGGTTCAGATACGGCTTCGGCTACACCAGGCCCAAAGCCTGCCTTTTCCCTGCCTTATCGCATGGTCTACGCAGTGGCTACACAAGACTCGGTCCTACTTTACGATACTCAGCAAAAGACCCCTATCTGTGTTGTCAGCAATCTTCATTGCGCTACCTTTACTGACCTTGCATG GTCAAGCGATGGTCTGACTTTAATGATCTCGTCTTCTGATGGATTCTGCTCAACACTATCCTTTGCAGCTGGAGAACTGGGTGAAGTCTACAAGGGTGAAGTCGGTCCGCCCAAGTCGCAAACAGGGACCTCGTCTAATCAAACCACTCCCATGCCTACCCCAACGACCGCGTTTGCTCCGCCTTCACCCTTTCCTAACGGCTcgcatcaccaccatcgcAACTCGGCGAGCTCTTTTACTGCCCCTTCGCCCCCCCAGTCAGCTTCACTTATTTCTCAACGTCCCTCATCTCCTGCGAGATCGAATTCGACGTCTTCAATTGCGACTATCACTACACAGGCCAGCACTGTGCCCGCAGCCGGTGTAGTTACCAATCCACCTCTGATTTCTGGCAATGTTCCAGGCATTGCAGCAGCAAATTCTGGCAAGGTGACTGGTGTTCCGCTCACAACACCTCCTGAGACTCCTCGAAGTACCACAGGCAGTGTTGCGGGCACTAAGCGCGACGCCAGTGAAGGCGAAAAGGAAGACGGCAAGGAGCCCAAGAAGAGGCGAATTGCTCCGACTCTGGTGGAGCCCAAAAGTTAG
- a CDS encoding chromatin assembly factor 1 subunit B, with protein sequence MKAAPLIINWHDQNAPVYSAHFEPSGKGRLATAGGDNHIRIWRVQVDGEDRKVEYLSTLSKHNQAVNVVRWAPKGELLASAGDDGNVILWVPSETPQTAFGSDAPEDKESWRAKHMCRSTGAEIYDLAWSPDGVYFIIGSMDNIARIYNAQTGTLVRQIAEHSHYVQGVTWDPLNEYIATQSSDRSVHIYSLKTKDGQYTLSQDDKTPRLASHIKADLPPRRISSSSPAPPDFGHRSSLAVLDSAPSIGSPVPSAPGTPTSFALPMNPPSVVSHSRRSSFSSRRSVSPAPSMPLPAVMPMDPSPKPSSTLSSGLGMKNANLYANETLTSFFRRLTFTPDGSLLLTPSGQYQNQHQAERDAKPTYEVINTVYIYTRGGINKPPIAHLPGHKKPSVVVKCSPIFYTLRQSPPVTRNITIDTSSSEEPIPSLPEPLSKPSPAPSVMDPPPPPSTTSDAKTSGSDTASATPGPKPAFSLPYRMVYAVATQDSVLLYDTQQKTPICVVSNLHCATFTDLAWSSDGLTLMISSSDGFCSTLSFAAGELGEVYKGEVGPPKSQTGTSSNQTTPMPTPTTAFAPPSPFPNGSHHHHRNSASSFTAPSPPQSASLISQRPSSPARSNSTSSIATITTQASTVPAAGVVTNPPLISGNVPGIAAANSGKVTGVPLTTPPETPRSTTGSVAGTKRDASEGEKEDGKEPKKRRIAPTLVEPKS encoded by the exons ATGAAAGCTGCCCCTCTAATCATCAATTGGCATGACCAGAATGCCCCCGTTTACTCCGCCCACTTCGAGCCGTCTGGAAAGGGACGTTTAGCCACGGCTGGTGGTGATAATCATATCAGAATATGGAGGGTTCAGGTTGATGGGGAGGACCGTAAGGTCGAGTACCTTTCAACCCTTTCAAAGCACAACCAGGCCGTTAATGTTGTTCGTTGGGCGCCCAAGG GCGAGCTTCTAGCCTCTGCGGGCGACGATGGCAATGTGATCCTCTGGGTACCAAGCGAAACACCCCAAACAGCATTCGGATCCGATGCCCCGGAAGATAAAGAGTCATGGAGGGCAAAGCATATGTGTCGATCTACTGGCGCGGAGATCTATGACTTAGCCTGGTCTCCTGACGGAGTGtacttcatcatcggcagCATGGATAATATAGCACGAATCTACAACGCTCAGACAG GAACACTCGTGCGCCAGATCGCCGAGCACAGCCATTATGTACAGGGCGTCACATGGGATCCCCTCAACGAGTACATCGCGACGCAGTCCTCCGATCGATCAGTTCATATTTACTCTCTAAAAACCAAGGATGGGCAATACACCCTCAGCCAAGACGACAAGACTCCTCGACTTGCCAGCCATATCAAGGCcgatcttcctcctcggcgaATCTCCTCGAGCAGTCCTGCTCCTCCCGACTTTGGCCATCGCTCTTCGCTTGCTGTCCTCGATTCTGCGCCTTCTATCGGATCACCTGTGCCTTCTGCACCCGGCACGCCTACTTCTTTCGCGCTTCCCATGAACCCTCCCAGCGTCGTTAGCCATAGCCGTCGATCTTCGTTCTCTTCTCGGCGATCTGTATCGCCAGCGCCATCTATGCCTTTGCCGGCCGTCATGCCTATGGACCCCTCTCCGAAACCATCGTCAACGTTGAGCAGCGGGTTGGGAATGAAGAATGCGAACCTCTATGCCAATGAGACGCTCACGTCCTTTTTCCGACGACTCACATTTACACCAGATGGCAGCTTGCTATTAACTCCATCGGGACAGTACCAAAACCAACACCAGGCTGAACGAGACGCGAAGCCTACTTATGAAGTGATTAACACGGTCTATATTTACACGCGTGGTGGTATTAACAAACCCCCAATTGCCCATTTGCCGGGCCACAAGAAGCCCTCGGTCGTGGTAAAATGTTCTCCGATATTCTACACACTGCGACAGTCTCCTCCTGTCACGCGCAATATAACCATTGACACATCATCTTCAGAGGAGCCTATTCCATCCCTTCCAGAACCTCTTTCGAAGCCATCCCCAGCTCCTTCTGTCATGGatccacctcctccacccTCAACCACATCAGACGCAAAGACATCGGGTTCAGATACGGCTTCGGCTACACCAGGCCCAAAGCCTGCCTTTTCCCTGCCTTATCGCATGGTCTACGCAGTGGCTACACAAGACTCGGTCCTACTTTACGATACTCAGCAAAAGACCCCTATCTGTGTTGTCAGCAATCTTCATTGCGCTACCTTTACTGACCTTGCATG GTCAAGCGATGGTCTGACTTTAATGATCTCGTCTTCTGATGGATTCTGCTCAACACTATCCTTTGCAGCTGGAGAACTGGGTGAAGTCTACAAGGGTGAAGTCGGTCCGCCCAAGTCGCAAACAGGGACCTCGTCTAATCAAACCACTCCCATGCCTACCCCAACGACCGCGTTTGCTCCGCCTTCACCCTTTCCTAACGGCTcgcatcaccaccatcgcAACTCGGCGAGCTCTTTTACTGCCCCTTCGCCCCCCCAGTCAGCTTCACTTATTTCTCAACGTCCCTCATCTCCTGCGAGATCGAATTCGACGTCTTCAATTGCGACTATCACTACACAGGCCAGCACTGTGCCCGCAGCCGGTGTAGTTACCAATCCACCTCTGATTTCTGGCAATGTTCCAGGCATTGCAGCAGCAAATTCTGGCAAGGTGACTGGTGTTCCGCTCACAACACCTCCTGAGACTCCTCGAAGTACCACAGGCAGTGTTGCGGGCACTAAGCGCGACGCCAGTGAAGGCGAAAAGGAAGACGGCAAGGAGCCCAAGAAGAGGCGAATTGCTCCGACTCTGGTGGAGCCCAAAAGTTAG